A single region of the Nicotiana sylvestris chromosome 6, ASM39365v2, whole genome shotgun sequence genome encodes:
- the LOC138871985 gene encoding uncharacterized mitochondrial protein AtMg00810-like, producing the protein MSSQPSYGYLEEEVYVEQPLGFVVKNHEDKVCVHTNGDILLVCLYVDDLIFTGNNPSLFEAFKKDISHEFEMTDVGPMSYYQSIEVKQMEDGIFISQESYTKEILKKFNMLDCNPVNTPMESGTKLSKFDVGEKVDPTFFKSLVGSLRYLTCTRPDILFAVGVVSRFMEAPTSTHLKVTRRILRYLKGTIDFGLFYSSSNDFNLVEFCDSDYAGDIDDRKSTTGFVFFLGDSVISWSSKKQSIVTLSTCEAEYIAATSCTYHAIWLRRLLKELNLPQMEATEICIDNKSAQALAKNPVYHDRSKHIDTMYHFIRKCVAKKEVELKYVKSHDQVADIFTKPHKFEDFQRLRTRLGLKKKNQN; encoded by the exons atgtcaagtcagccttcttatggctatcttgaagaagaagtctatgttgaACAACCATTGGGCTTCGTGGTCAAAAACCATGAAGATAAAGTGTGCG TTCATACTAATGGAGATATCTTACTTGTTTGtctttatgttgatgatcttATTTTCACGGGTAATAACCCAAGTTTGTTTGAAGCTTTTAAGAAAGATATATCCCATGAGTTCGAGATGACAGACGTAGGGCCCATGTCATATTACCAGAGCATAGAAGTGAAGCAGATGGAGGATGGaatttttatctctcaagaaagctatacaaaggagatattgaagaagttcaacatgCTCGATTGCAACCCCGTGAACACGCCGATGGAAAGTGGGACAAAATTGTCCAAGTTTGATGTGGGAGAAAAAGTGGATCCCACATTCTTCAAAAGTCTTGTGGGAAGTTTGAGGTACTTGACTTGTACCAGACCAGATATACTTTTTGCAGTTGGAGTAGTAAGTCGCTTCATGGAGGCTCCTACCTCTACTCACTTGAAGGTCACTAGAAGAATTCTTCGTTACCTAAAAGGTAcgatcgattttgggttattttattcttcttctaatgATTTCAACCTTGTGGAATTTTGTGATAGTGATTATGCGGGAGATATTGATGATAGAAAAAGTACAActggttttgtatttttcttgggtgattctgttatttcttggagttcaaagaaacagTCCATTGTTACTCTCTCGACTTGTGAAGCCGAATATATAGCAGCAACATCATGTACCTATCATGCTATTTGGCTAAGGAGATTattaaaggagctcaatttgccaCAAATGGAAGCTACAGAGATTTGTATTGATAACAAATCTGCACAAGCACTTGCCAAGAATCCGGTGTATCACGATCGAAGCAAGCATATAGATACAATGTATCACTTCATCAGAAAGTGCGTTGCCAAGAAGGAAGTCGAGCTCAAATATGTGAAGTCCCATGATCAAGTTGCAGACATTTTTACAAAGCCTCACAAGTTTGAAGATTTTCAAAGATTGAGAACAAGACTTGGActgaagaagaaaaatcaaaattaa
- the LOC104237885 gene encoding acid phosphatase 1-like, protein MVPGACENYVGYYMVGQHYRHDCEAVADAAIKYATGLKLGGDGKDVWVFDIDETTLSNLPYYARSDYSRLTKDNYEKWCLRMKVILGSQDVWEIVDRRYAKPDNEEALPQNEKEVLAKTRKKDQQALTLIHQCLDDAMFEKVADAITSKEA, encoded by the exons ATGGTGCCAGGTGCTTGTGAAAATTATGTAGGTTACTACATGGTCGGCCAACATTATCGTCATGACTGCGAGGCCGTAGCCGATGCTGCTATTAAGTACGCCACAGGCCTCAAACTTGGCGGCGATGGCAAGGATGTTTGGGTCTTTGATATTGACGAGACTACTCTCTCCAATCTTCCTTACTATGCTCGATCAGAC TACTCCCGTCTCACAAAAGATAATTACGAGAAATGGTGTCTACGTATGAAAGTCATCCTTGGCTCTCAGGATGTATGGGAAATCGTAGATAGAAGGTATGCAAAACCCGATAATGAGGAAGCTCTTCCTCAAAATGAAAAAGAGGTCTTGGCAAAGACAAGGAAGAAGGATCAACAAGCCCTCACGCTCATCCACCAATGTTTGGATGATGCCATGTTTGAGAAGGTGGCAGATGCTATCACCTCAAAAGAAGCTTGA